The nucleotide sequence AAGATTCAGGACCGTATATTTCAATGACCCTTCCGCGTGGGTATCCGCCAACGCCGAGAGCTATATCTAGACCTAATGAGCCTGAAGGAATGACTTCTACATCTGCCACCACACTATCGCCCATTTTCATTACGGCACCTTTACCGTAAGTCTTGTCCAATTTATCTAAGGTTAATTTAAGGGCTTTTAGTTTTGCTTCTTTTTCCGCGCTCATATTTTCTTTTTTTAAGGGATGCTAAATTAGCATTTCTTTTATCATAATGCCAGTTAAAGCCTGCATTTTATAAAAAGAAAAATTAACTCGCAAGGCTTTTTTTGACGAAGTGAAAGTTTGAAAATTTTTATTGAAATCGTGTAAGTTTGAATAGGTTATGCCGACTAAGCCTATGCGATAAAGATTTATGGTACTTGGTGTTACGCAACCGAAAAGCTGTTTTTGCATCTATTGTATGAAATAGTGTCTATGGTCATAACCAAGTACGTATACTTGATAGACTTCTCTAGTTTAAGTGTTGAGGAGTGTTGGTGGTCATTTCCTTTTTTGTACTTGAAAAGATGCTATGAAAAAGAAAAAAAATGGAGTGGCCAATAAAGAGCCTTGATATCACATCAGGGCTCTTTTTTATTTGTGATGTTACCATGCCGACTTAATCGGGGCGTATGGGGTCATAACAACTTGACATTATTTCTTATCTTTGCCGCCTTAGAAAATCTTTATAAACTTAAAACATTAGTATAGAATGCAACTGTACAATAATTTAAGTGCAAAAGAAAGAGCGGCCCTTATTAAGGAAGCCGGACAAGAGCGCTTGACGATCTCTTTCTACAAATATGCACAAATCGGCAACCCACAACTCTTTAGGAACCATCTCTTTATACACTGGAACGAACTTGAGGTTCTAGGGCGTATTTACGTAGCCCACGAAGGTATAAATGCCCAATTATCGGTTCCTGCCGAGAATTTCGAGGCTTTTAAAAAGCACTTGGATAGCATAACGTTTTTAGAGAACGTAAGGCTTAATATCGCCATTGAACAAGACAACCTTTCGTTTTTAAAACTGAAGATTAAGGTTAGAAAGAAAATCCTAGCCGATGGCTTGAACGACAGTACCTTTGATGTGACCAACAAAGGGGTTCACGTAGGTGCCGAAAAGTTCAATGAACTTATTGAGGACCCCAACACCATTTTGGTCGATATGCGAAACCACTACGAAAGCGAGATAGGCCACTTTAAGAATGCCATAACTCCTGACGTCGATACGTTTCGTGACTCTTTGGATATTATAGAAAAAGACCTGGCCGATTATAAGGAAGACAAAAAGCTGGTCATGTACTGCACAGGCGGTATACGATGTGAAAAGGCGAGTGCCTATTACAAGCACAAAGGTTTTAAGCAGGTCTATCAGCTGGAGGGCGGTATTATCGACTATGCCCGACAGGTTGAAGAGAAAAAACTCGAAAATAAGTTCTTGGGAAAAAATTTCGTTTTTGACCATCGACGTAGTGAACGCATTACCGATGATGTAATTGCAAATTGCCACCAATGCGGAAAACCTTGCGATACCCATGTAAACTGTGCCAACGAAGCCTGCCACCTCTTATTTATACAATGCGAGGAATGTGCCAAAAAGATGGATGATTGTTGTTCCGATAAGTGTAAAGAAATACACGCATTGCCTTACGAAGAACAGAAAAAGCTGCGTAAGGGTAAGGGAGCTAGCAATAAAATCTTTAAAAAAGGCCGTTCAGAGGTGTTGAAGTTTAAGCGTTAAAGGCTCACTTTACATTTTTTTGTCACCATAGATCAAATGTGCGATAAGGCTAAGTATCGAAAGGCTAAGGCCTAGCACCGATACTCCTATCCATTGGTAATGTTGCCATGCATAGGCTCCTAGGGTAGTGCCCAAGGCACCTCCAAGAAAAAAAATGACCATATAAATAGTATTGATCCGGTTTCGGGCACTTTCGTTTCTAGAGAATATAATGTTCTGATTGGCAATGTGAAGCGATTGTTGCCCGAGGTCGACAAATACGACCCCGAGAACGATTCCTATGATCGAATGTGCCGAAATCATAAAAATCGACCAAGAAAGGATCAAGATTACGGTAGAAGTTATAATGATGAGGTTCTTGCTTATCCTATCGCTTAATTTGCCGACGATACTGGCTGCCAAGGCCCCAACTACCCCAATGAGTCCGAAAGTTCCGGTGATACCACTGCCATAACCGAAGTTGTCTTCCATCAAAAAGACCAAGGTGGTCCAAAAAGCACTTAGTCCGGCAAATGAGAGTCCGCCTCGCACTGCGGCTAGTCGCAACGGGGGTTCCGACTTGAAATAGTGTAGGAGGGATGTCATAAGGTCGGCATAATTGCCCTTGTAGATCGGTTCTATTTTCGGAAGTTTAAATTTGAGGACGATAAAAAGAATGAGCATGATAAGGGTCGCCACAAAATACATACTGCGCCATCCGAACTGTTCCCCTACAAAACCACTTATGGTACGGCTTCCCAAAATACCTATGAGCAAACCGCTCATAACGATGCCAATGGCCCGCCCCCTGTTTTCGGCATTCGATAATTGGGCGGCCATAGGTACGAATAATTGGGGCAGGGCAGAAGTGCATCCTATAAAGAAACTGGCAATGACCAGAAACCATAGTGAGGGGGCAAAGCCTGCGGCCACAAGGGAGAGCAACATTAAAATAAAATCCAATTTCAAGATTTTATGGTTGTTTACCATGTCACCAAGCGGAACTACGAAAAGTAAACCGAAGGCATAGCCCAACTGGGTAGCTAGGGCCACATTGCTCACCGCCGATTCGCTTACCTCAAAACTCATGGAAAT is from Zobellia galactanivorans and encodes:
- the trhO gene encoding oxygen-dependent tRNA uridine(34) hydroxylase TrhO → MQLYNNLSAKERAALIKEAGQERLTISFYKYAQIGNPQLFRNHLFIHWNELEVLGRIYVAHEGINAQLSVPAENFEAFKKHLDSITFLENVRLNIAIEQDNLSFLKLKIKVRKKILADGLNDSTFDVTNKGVHVGAEKFNELIEDPNTILVDMRNHYESEIGHFKNAITPDVDTFRDSLDIIEKDLADYKEDKKLVMYCTGGIRCEKASAYYKHKGFKQVYQLEGGIIDYARQVEEKKLENKFLGKNFVFDHRRSERITDDVIANCHQCGKPCDTHVNCANEACHLLFIQCEECAKKMDDCCSDKCKEIHALPYEEQKKLRKGKGASNKIFKKGRSEVLKFKR
- a CDS encoding MFS transporter, coding for MEKPRTLSNAVLYLMSISAGLVAANLYYNQPLLHLISMSFEVSESAVSNVALATQLGYAFGLLFVVPLGDMVNNHKILKLDFILMLLSLVAAGFAPSLWFLVIASFFIGCTSALPQLFVPMAAQLSNAENRGRAIGIVMSGLLIGILGSRTISGFVGEQFGWRSMYFVATLIMLILFIVLKFKLPKIEPIYKGNYADLMTSLLHYFKSEPPLRLAAVRGGLSFAGLSAFWTTLVFLMEDNFGYGSGITGTFGLIGVVGALAASIVGKLSDRISKNLIIITSTVILILSWSIFMISAHSIIGIVLGVVFVDLGQQSLHIANQNIIFSRNESARNRINTIYMVIFFLGGALGTTLGAYAWQHYQWIGVSVLGLSLSILSLIAHLIYGDKKM